Within the Leisingera thetidis genome, the region TCGCCAGATAGGCGAAGGACGCATCGATGCTCGTGTTCTGCTGCTGGTGGAAATAGGACATCACGGACATCTGCCAGCTGTCGTTGGCAAAGCCGGCATCCGCGCCATAGCTGGCACTGCCGTTGTAGTTGCCGGTGTGGCCCAGGCCCAGGGCATGGCCGATCTCGTGGATGTAGGTCTGGTAGTAGTAGTCGCTGTTGCCGGATGCCCAATTGGTGGCCACGTTGATGCTGGAGCTCAGAATGGTGCCGTTGCTGACCGTGGAGCTGGCATAGGCGCCGGAGTTGTTGTCGTCGAAAGTGATCTTGGCGCTGCCGGTGGTTTCGACAAATTCGATCCCGCTGAGGGCGGTCCAGCTTTCCAGTGCCTTGCGGGCCGCGTTCTTGCCGGCTGTATTCAGCCCGCTGAGGTTGACCGTCAGCTGACCGCCGGTTTCAACGTCAAAGGAGCGCTGGGTCCGGCCGGTATCCTCCCAGTAGCCCTGGTACAGATACTGGGCAATCTGGTCGACCGTATAGGTCGGCTTGCCGGCAGCATCGCCGCCGCCGGAGCCGGAGCCGCTGCCGTCGGTGCTTTCGGGAATTCTGTGATTGGCTTGACCGCAATATTCACACATAATTGTGTTCCATCCTAGATCGCTGAATTACAAGGGAAATTCTGTGTGCCTGACCAGCTGGCCGGCGAAGTCCGCAAGGATGTCCGGAGTGAGCTGCCCGTCCATGACCGACTGCTCGATCACCGGGCCCTGGCCGGTCCGGCCGTCGCTGTGCTGCCAGGCCAGGTGGCCGGAAATCCAGTCTGCGGCCCAGGTCTGCCCGACGTAGCGCAGGATCAGGACGGCTTCGCTGTCCTGCCCGCCTGCAGCGGTAACCGCAGCACCGGGAAATCTCATGCGCAGATCGCCAGCCAGCGCATCGCAAAGGGGCTGCCGCAGGGCGTCGCCGCACTGCAGCTGAATGGTCTGCACCGGGCTGCCAAGTGCTGCGGAGCCGGTGACAAGCAGCCAGATTGCGGCAGAGCAGCTGGAAAGTCTTCCAGATGTAGTCATGGGGAATGTGCTCGCTCAGACGATTGAAGGATCAGGTTCAGTCCCGCGCCGTTCTGGCTGCAGACACAGGTTTAGGTGCCGATTTGGGCGAAATGGCGGTTGCGATCCGGGCAACATTTAGACGGCGTTAACCGGTGTTAACCCTTTGCCGGCCCGGCCTGTGCGAAAGCGCGCCCTTGCTCCGGCCCGGAGCTGTGTTTTTGCAAATCATTCTCAATTTCATTGACAGTTGAGAATGACTTGCAATAACGATGCGTCAAAGACATCTTCAAAACGGAGAATCGGATGATTTCGAACCTGCTCAAGACAGTTTCCGCCGCTGCCATCGCGGCCGTTGCTGCCAGTGCTGCCATGGCCGAAGACAAGATGAAGGTCGTCACCACCTTCACCGTGCTGGCCGACATGGCGGCAAACGTGGCGGGCGATGCCGCCGAGGTCGTCTCGGTCACCAAGCCGGGGGCGGAGATCCACGGCTATGAGCCGACGCCGCGCGACATCGTGCGGGCGTCTGATGCCGATCTGATCCTGTGGAACGGCATGAACCTGGAGCTGTGGTTCGAACAATTCCTGTCCAACATGAAGGACGTGCCCTCGGTGACCCTGACCGACGGCATCGACCCGATCCCGATCGCTGCCGGATCTTACGAGGGCAAGCCCAACCCGCATGCCTGGATGGGACTGGACAACGCGCTGATCTATATCGACAACATCGTCGAGGCCTTTGCCGAGCACGATCCGGAAAACGCCGCCGTCTATGTCAAGAACGCGGGCGAATACAAGGACAGGCTGCGCGCCACCATCGAGCCGCTGCGCCGTGCGATTGCAGAAATCCCCGAGGACAAGCGCTGGCTGGTGACCTGCGAGGGCGCCTTCAGCTACCTGGCCCGCGATTTCGGCATGAAGGAGCTGTACCTGTGGCCGATGAACGCCGATCAGGTCGGCACGCCGCAGCAGGTGCGCGCGGTGATCGACGGGGTGCGCGCCAATGACATCCCGGTGGTGTTCTGCGAAAGCACCGTGAACACCGCCCCGGCTGAGCAGGTGGCCCGCGAAACCGGCGTGGCCTATGGCGGCGAGCTCTATGTCGACTCGCTCAGCGAGGCGGACGGCCCGGTGCCCACCTACCTGGATCTGCTCAAGGTCACCTCCCAGACCGTGGCCCGCGGTCTGACCGAAGTGACCAATTAAGGCGCCCCGGGTTTCATATCAAATTGCCCCGCAACGGAAGTTGCGGGGCGTTTCATTTCACAAAGCACAATTTCTGTGTGTAACTCTGCGGGAAGCCCAATGCTTGATGCCAGCGAGACCCACATGTTGAACACCAGCGCTGCGCCCGCGGACGGCGGGATTGCCGCAACAAATGTCACGGTCACCTACCGCAACGGCCATACCGCGCTGTGGAACGCCAGCTTTGGCATTCCCCGCGGCACCGTTACGGCGCTGGTTGGGGTGAATGGCGCCGGCAAATCGACCCTGTTCAAGGCAATCATGGGGTTTGTCCCGGCCGCGCAGGGCGAAATCCGCATCCTTGGCATGACGGTCAAGGAGGCTTTGCGCAAGAATCTGGTCGCCTATGTGCCGCAGTCCGAGGAGGTCGATTGGGCCTTCCCGGTGCTGGTCGAGGATGTGGTGATGATGGGCCGCTACGGCCACATGGGCTTCCTGCGCCGCCCCAAGGCTGTGGATCACGAGGCCGTCGATCAGGCGCTGCGCCGGGTCAACATGCAGGACTTCCGTCACCGCCAGATCGGCGAGCTGTCCGGCGGCCAGCGCAAGCGGGTGTTCCTGGCCCGCGCGCTGGCGCAGGACGGGCAGGTGATCCTGCTGGACGAGCCGTTCACCGGCGTCGATGTGAAGACCGAGGAACAGATCATCTCGCTGCTGCGCGAACTGCGCGCGGAAGGAAGGGTGATGCTGGTCTCTACCCACAACCTGGGCAGCGTGCCGGAATTCTGCGACCGCACGGTGCTGGTCAAGGGCACCGTGCTGGGTTTTGGCCCGACCGAGACCACCTTTACCCGCGAAAACCTTGAACACGCCTTTGGCGGGGTGCTGCGCCACTTCACCCTGGGCGGCCAGGCGCTGCATGACGATGGCGACACCCGCGAGGTCACCATCCTGACCGACGACGAGCGCCCGTTTGTGCAATACGGCGAAAAGACCCAGACCAGCGAAGGCGGCGGCGAGGGCGGGAGCCAGCAATGATGGAATACCTGCTGGAGCCGTTCACCTATGGCTACATGACCAATGCGATGTGGGTCTCGGCGCTGGTTGGCGGGGTCTGTGCCTTCCTGTCGGCCTATCTGATGCTCAAGGGCTGGTCGCTGATCGGCGATGCGCTGTCCCACTCGGTGGTGCCGGGCGTTGCCGGAGCTTACATCCTGGGGCTGCCGTTTGCGCTGGGCGCTTTCATTGCCGGCGGGCTTGCGGCGGGGGCGATGCTGTTTCTGTCGGAACGCTCCGGTCTCAAGGTGGATGTGATCATTGGGCTGATCTTCACCTCCTTCTTCGGGCTGGGCCTGTTCATCGTCTCGGTCAGTCCGATGTCGGTCTCGGTGCAGACCATCACCATGGGCAATATCCTGGCAATCACGCCGGAAGACACATTGCAGCTGGCAATCATCGGCTTTGTCTCGCTGGCGGTGCTGCTGGCCAAGTGGAAGGACCTGATGGTCACCTTCTTTGACGAAAACCACGCCCGCACCATCGGCCTCCGGCCCGGGCTGCTGAAGGCGGTGTTCTTTGTGCTGCTGTCGGCCTCGGTGGTGGCGGCGATGCAGACCGTCGGCGCGTTTCTGGTGATCGCCATGGTGGTGACGCCGGGTGCCACGGCCTATCTGCTGTGCGACCGGTTTCCGCGGCTGATCATGGTGTCGGTGCTGATCGGTGCGTTGACCAGTTTCTTCGGCGCCTATGCCAGCTATTTCCTCGACGGCGCCACCGGCGGCATCATTGTGACACTGCAGACGCTGATCTTTCTGATGGTGTTCATCTTTGCCCCGAAACACGGGCTGCTGGCGGCCAAACGCAAGGCGCGTGAAGCGCTGAAGCGCGGCCCCATTGCACAAGAAGGGGCTGCGTGATGGAGCTCGATACGCTGCTGATGCCGTTCCAGTTTGCGTTCATGCAGAACGCCTTTTGGATTTCTCTCATTGTCTCCATCCCCACCGCGCTGCTGTCCTGCTTTCTGGTGATGAAGGGCTGGGCGCTGATGGGCGATGCGGTCAGCCATGCGGTGCTGCCGGGGATCGTGCTGGCCTATATCGTCGGGCTGCCGCTGATCCTTGGCGCCTTTGCTGCCGGGATGCTCTGCGCTGTGGCGACCGGCTATCTGTCCGGCAACAGCCGGGTCAAGCAGGACACGGTGATGGGCGTGGTCTTCTCCGGCATGTTCGGTGCCGGCATCGTGCTTTATGTCTCGGTCGAGACCAACGCGCATCTGGACCATATCCTGTTCGGCAACATGCTGGGGGTGGAGCCGGACGAGCTGTGGACAGCCGGGATCATCTCTTTGGCGGTCGGCGCAGCACTGGTGCTGAAGTGGAAGGACCTGCTGCTGCACAGCTTCGATCCGGCGCAGGCGCAGGCCTCCGGCCTGCCGGTCAGAGTGCTGCACTACGGGCTGCTGGCGGCGCTGTCGCTGACCATTGTGGCGACCCTGTCGGCGGCGGGGCTGATCCTGGCCATCGGGCTGCTGATTGCGCCGGGCGCCATCGCCTTTCTGGTGGTGCGCAAGTTCAGCACCATGCTGTGGGTTTCCGTTCTGATCTGCATGTTTTCGATGCTGGCGGGCACCTATGCCAGCTTCTTCCTCGACAGCGCGCCGGCGCCGACCATTGTGCTGATCCTGACCGCGCTGTTTATCCTGGCCTTTTTGCGGCGGCTGTACCTGACCCGCAAGACCTCGATGCAGCGGGCCAGGGACACCTCCGGGATCGCGTGAGTCACGCGGTTCCGGGCCGGGCCATCTCCAGCAGCCACTGGCGCACCAGCTTGGCGTTGTCGATCAGATCCTGGCTCTTGGACCACACCAGATAGAAACCGGCGCCGGTGGTCCAGGACCAATCCTTGCGCGCGGCCAGCAGCCCCTGCCGGATCAGCGGCTCGGTCACATGCTGCCAGCCGAATGCAAAACCCTCTCCGGCAATCGCCGCCTGCAGCACCAGCGCATAGTCGTTGAGCCGCAGCCCCGCGGCCGGCAGCCGGCCGGTGACGCCGAAATGGGCAAACCATTGCTGCCAGCTGGGGCGTTCGCGGATCGGTTCCTC harbors:
- a CDS encoding metal ABC transporter substrate-binding protein, with amino-acid sequence MISNLLKTVSAAAIAAVAASAAMAEDKMKVVTTFTVLADMAANVAGDAAEVVSVTKPGAEIHGYEPTPRDIVRASDADLILWNGMNLELWFEQFLSNMKDVPSVTLTDGIDPIPIAAGSYEGKPNPHAWMGLDNALIYIDNIVEAFAEHDPENAAVYVKNAGEYKDRLRATIEPLRRAIAEIPEDKRWLVTCEGAFSYLARDFGMKELYLWPMNADQVGTPQQVRAVIDGVRANDIPVVFCESTVNTAPAEQVARETGVAYGGELYVDSLSEADGPVPTYLDLLKVTSQTVARGLTEVTN
- a CDS encoding manganese/iron ABC transporter ATP-binding protein translates to MLDASETHMLNTSAAPADGGIAATNVTVTYRNGHTALWNASFGIPRGTVTALVGVNGAGKSTLFKAIMGFVPAAQGEIRILGMTVKEALRKNLVAYVPQSEEVDWAFPVLVEDVVMMGRYGHMGFLRRPKAVDHEAVDQALRRVNMQDFRHRQIGELSGGQRKRVFLARALAQDGQVILLDEPFTGVDVKTEEQIISLLRELRAEGRVMLVSTHNLGSVPEFCDRTVLVKGTVLGFGPTETTFTRENLEHAFGGVLRHFTLGGQALHDDGDTREVTILTDDERPFVQYGEKTQTSEGGGEGGSQQ
- a CDS encoding metal ABC transporter permease, with amino-acid sequence MEYLLEPFTYGYMTNAMWVSALVGGVCAFLSAYLMLKGWSLIGDALSHSVVPGVAGAYILGLPFALGAFIAGGLAAGAMLFLSERSGLKVDVIIGLIFTSFFGLGLFIVSVSPMSVSVQTITMGNILAITPEDTLQLAIIGFVSLAVLLAKWKDLMVTFFDENHARTIGLRPGLLKAVFFVLLSASVVAAMQTVGAFLVIAMVVTPGATAYLLCDRFPRLIMVSVLIGALTSFFGAYASYFLDGATGGIIVTLQTLIFLMVFIFAPKHGLLAAKRKAREALKRGPIAQEGAA
- a CDS encoding metal ABC transporter permease is translated as MELDTLLMPFQFAFMQNAFWISLIVSIPTALLSCFLVMKGWALMGDAVSHAVLPGIVLAYIVGLPLILGAFAAGMLCAVATGYLSGNSRVKQDTVMGVVFSGMFGAGIVLYVSVETNAHLDHILFGNMLGVEPDELWTAGIISLAVGAALVLKWKDLLLHSFDPAQAQASGLPVRVLHYGLLAALSLTIVATLSAAGLILAIGLLIAPGAIAFLVVRKFSTMLWVSVLICMFSMLAGTYASFFLDSAPAPTIVLILTALFILAFLRRLYLTRKTSMQRARDTSGIA